A stretch of Castanea sativa cultivar Marrone di Chiusa Pesio chromosome 2, ASM4071231v1 DNA encodes these proteins:
- the LOC142623614 gene encoding zinc-finger homeodomain protein 6-like, with protein sequence MELRGQEKEIRMPLPSTLGYNPTHKGSSTKLSSPTVASTVGERRRDQTVQGNTIFNPAQTLELQHHHHPLPQQPNPNSHNNTHKPGRDPDANPDQISAPIATPSGATTTPITSASKKSPTPRPQPQPQQNSSTIRAAPPKVIRYKECLKNHAASMGGHVVDGCGEFMPSGDEGTLEALKCAACECHRNFHRKETEGESQYVSDSYYIYNPNTNNDRREIVLPQHHRPPPLTPPPHHHLLHHHHRPHPVPIAPMMMAFGAGGGTPAESSSEDLGMFRSDHHVGVQGLSQARQSKKRFRTKFSQEQKDKMMEFAEKLGWKIQKHDEQDVQNFCLEVGIKRQVFKVWMHNNKQAMKKKQM encoded by the coding sequence ATGGAACTGAGAGGCCAAGAAAAGGAAATAAGGATGCCACTGCCAAGCACCTTGGGCTATAATCCTACCCATAAAGGCTCTTCAACCAAGCTGTCTTCTCCAACTGTAGCTTCAACTGtgggagaaagaagaagagatcaAACTGTTCAGGGTAACACAATCTTCAACCCAGCTCAAACCCTAGAGCTCCAACACCACCACCATCCTCTTCCACAGcaaccaaatccaaattcacACAACAACACACACAAACCAGGAAGAGATCCAGACGCAAACCCAGATCAAATCTCAGCTCCAATTGCAACCCCATCAGGTGCAACAACCACACCAATCACTAGTGCATCAAAAAAATCACCGACCCCACGACCACAACCACAACCGCAACAAAACAGTTCTACTATTAGGGCTGCACCACCAAAGGTTATTAGATATAAAGAATGTTTGAAGAATCACGCTGCCAGTATGGGCGGCCATGTTGTAGATGGCTGCGGAGAATTCATGCCAAGTGGAGATGAAGGCACCCTAGAGGCCTTAAAGTGTGCAGCTTGTGAGTGCCACCGCAATTTTCATAGAAAAGAAACTGAGGGTGAGTCACAATATGTCTCCGACTCTTACTACATCTACAATCCCAATACAAACAATGATAGAAGAGAAATAGTACTACCTCAACATCATCGTCCTCCTCCACTTACTCCACCgcctcatcatcatcttcttcatcatcatcatcggcCTCATCCGGTGCCTATTGCTCCGATGATGATGGCCTTTGGAGCCGGTGGTGGAACGCCAGCTGAGTCCTCAAGTGAAGATCTTGGAATGTTTAGGTCTGATCATCATGTCGGTGTGCAAGGTTTGTCACAAGCACGGCAATCCAAGAAGAGGTTTCGGACCAAATTTAGTCAAGAGCAGAAAGATAAGATGATGGAATTTGCTGAGAAGTTGGGGTGGAAGATTCAGAAGCATGATGAGCAAGATGTCCAGAACTTCTGTTTAGAAGTGGGTATAAAGAGGCAGGTTTTCAAGGTATGGATGCACAACAATAAACAAGCtatgaagaagaagcaaatgtaA